The DNA window AGATGGTATCCAAGTAGAGATAAAATGGTAAAATGTAAGTTTTGCCATGCTGAAGGATGCATCACATGCatagaaaatttattaaaaattaaagtaaaagaagGGCGTGAAAATAAAGAGGCAAGTAATGATACAATAAATTTACGAATGATAACATTAGAAAGTAGGATGAATGAATTAGAACAAAAGGTGATGTtgttagaaaaaggaaaacaaaaattgGAGGAAAATAGGACAGAATCAGTACAAAGAACAGAAGAATGGGGATGTACAAAACATCTGCCCACGAAGCAGAACTAATGAATATAGAGACAATAGTAAATCATTATGAGAATTTGATATGTAaccaagataaaaaaaatttactactATAAAAGTACTGTTTGTGTTCCTGATAACTCCTCTTTAACCCCACCCCGGAAATGGCACACAATGTCCTACTAATCGGCAGACTTTTTAATGCCTGTAAAACATCCTAGGAatttacaggttaatccatcgTTGTTATCAAGAAATTAAGAGCTTAACCATATACTAAGGATAGTTCAAGACATAATAAGCATTTTTATAATACaaacataagacataataagCATTTTTATAATACAAACATACTTTTCATAGAAGattattttttgggaaaaatacAGGAAAACATAGGAGACTTACATGATTTGGACGGAGAGAGGTTTTCCTTTTGGAAACCCCGACTGACCCTTACAAGCTAAAAATGCACACTTTTATACAAACTTAATATTACAAGAGGGTTTTTAGAGGTCTTTGTTTTGGGTTGTGGGGAGGATTTGTGGGAACATTGGCAAAGGGAATATGTTgtgtgtttcttttttttttccacttttCTTTCTCCCTCAAAGTCTCGTTATATAGAGGTCTTAAGGTTTAAAGTAGAATAAAAGTAGTGGCCTAAATTTGGCCGACACTCTAAGGATAAAAAGTAGTGGCTTAAAATCAGCCGACACTCTAAAGATAAGATCGAATAATACACATTAGGTACACATTTGGGCCCCATCGTCACATCCATTATTGTCACTTATTGGACGCGTGTTTAtcagttttttcctttttagaggATAATGGTAAAGTAAGCACTCACACGACAAATATGGGCATACCCACATGGCACACATCTTTATTCACACTTTATTATATTGTCTTCATCTCGTTTGTCTTTTTGCGTTCTTCGTCTTTAGGTATCCAGGTTGTGCAGAGCGATAGAATCGAAGCTCATTTCagagtcatcatcttcattCGAATTTTGGGCGTCTTGGTAATATGAATGTTCTCCATAGTTTTCTGGGTTTTCTTCTCGAGTTTGTATTTATTCGGTCTGTATCTGGTACCAGTCTATCTTTACTTGGATCTGGTTTTTGTGTAGTAATTATGTGTTTGTCTTGTCCTTGTTGAAAAAACTTTTCGAGAGTCTGTTTTATTATGCtctctattttatcttttttctttctttttgtggagcatAGTCTTCTTTTTTAGTGTCTCTACTGGAATAAAGGATCTGGGTAGTCGTCGTCTAGATGAAGAACtttcttctttactttttggCAAAGTGACAGCCATGAATGGATTTGAGGTGTCTTTACCGGCTACCATTTGAACCGGACTAGCCGTATTTTGTTCTTCTCTATAATGTCTAAATAGTTGATTATTTCTGGCAAAATATCTTGTATCGTATAGTGTTTTTGGGTTAAGTAAATTTAACTGATTTTGTTGgaatatttttatgtctttatcTATGTCTATTACATGGATTTGTTTATCGTTTTGTTTATTTCGTGTTAATATTCTTGATATAAGGTTATTTCCTATTCGATTATCAGAAAAACTTATTCGTGGTCTTTCTCTGACTGTTGTTCTTCTACCTGAAAGAAAGTTCATTTTTGAGGTTTTATAGTTGTTATCAGTCTTCTTTATATGGagtgatttcaatattttttaattgggTTATTAATTCTTCTATTTCAGAGTTCTTAGGTTGTTCCTTTAagacttctttttcttttattactttatctaattttttatttaaatctaaCAGTAGGGctattatagtattattttgtttgattattaCTTGATCTGATTTACTTGCAGGTTGGTGATCAGACAAACCTTGCAGATCTGGTTGGATGCTTGCTGTAAATTTTAATGCTTTAATATATGCTGGGTCTTGGCATAAGTCATTCATGAAAGGAGTTGTTCCTCTAGTCTTTGTAATGTATGTTTTAATTCGTTAATTTCAGTAGTTACTATTTCTACTTGCCTTGTTATTTGTGTAACTAATTCAgttgtttttatttctaattcttTAGGTTTTCCGGTTATGATTTCTATTAGCTTTTCTATTTCAACTTTTGTAGGTATATTTTCTATAATAAACTTATTATTCAAGTATTGAATTTTTCTATCTAGTTCTAgttcttgtgattttaagaAATCAAAGTTCTGTTCCAATATCTTTTTGTGTTTACTTTGagttatttctattatttctaGTAATTTTACGATATTCTTATCTTGTTCCTGTGTTTTTTCACTAAAGTTTATTATGAGTtctattattgtattattttgctTGTCTTCTGAATGTAGAAGATGTTCTCCTTGGCTAAAGTTACATCTTATTattgtgttttcttttaatattctatatttcttttcaaggtATATTCTTAGATCTAAGTACTCTAGTTGTTTTAATGGATCTATAGTTGCTATTCTTATCCTAGCGGAAAAGCTAGTTccctaatatatttattttggactTGTATACGGTTATTTGCGTATTGGATATCAACTATCTATGCTATGTAACTCCCACTTTATTGCACTTAATAATTCTGGGTTGACTAATGTTGGCCTAGTTGATGAGTATAAACCTCCGTGATTACAAAGTCTGTCTACTAAATCTCTTGTTTCTAGTATATATATGGTAACCCTagcgcaaaaaaaaaaaaaaaactaactcaTAGTCTAGTATAATGGAGTACTAGAAAAGGAAATTAAGTGATGCACTATGAAATCAAAACATGATTGATTTGCATTTTggaagaataattcaaatttagaaTATGAAACCAAATTTACATAGGATTTGGAATTTACTTTACTCGTGTCTAATTAAGATTTGTAATCAAATTAATATAGGAATATGATTTCTAATCCTAGTAAAATTAGGCTTTACACTTTTATAAATAGGAATCGTGCTAGCTATTTTCATATAACGAGTAGAGAGCATTCAAATCATCGGAATCCATAAAACTTTTCGAATCAAACAAAATGGAAACAGAGTACTGTGTTTCTCAATTTCATCCTTCAATTGCAAAAACAGCCTCGATAAGTTTATCATCATTCGGATCAGGAGGTCCATTTAGTTTTGATTCATTCTCTCAGAAATGGAattcgaagaagaagaaagaacctTTTCCTGAGGAAAAATCATCGAATAAGAACGAGGTAATGGGGAATGAGTGGTTAGAAACAGGGAATTGTCCTATCGCGAAATCATATAGAGCTGTTAGCGGAGTTCTCCCAATTGTGGCATCAACTTTTCAGTTACCTCCTGGAATGAAACTCAAATGCCCACCTGCAGTTGTTGCAGTCAGGGCTGCCCTGGCTAAGACTGTTTTTGTGAAGACTATACCATTATTTTCGAAGATGTTAGTTATTGGTGCATTGGGAATGGCAGCTAATATTCCATTAGGGATATGGAGAGAACACACTGACAAGTTCTCATTATCATGGTTTACTGCAGTTCATGCTGCTGTTCCTTTCATAGCTATGTTGAGGAAATCAGTTGTGATGCCTAAAACAGCTATGGCATTAACTATTGCTGCTGCTGTATTGGGACAGGTCATTGGCTCAAGAGCAGAGAGACTTCgacaacaacatattcagtgtaGTCCAACAATCGAAAGAGTAACTGACATCAAGTATCAATAATTGAGTTCTAATCTAAATTTTGTATGtatgtaataaattttttaattataaatataaattttggacGTTGGACCGAACTCGTACTTGACCTTCTAGTTCAACCAATGTGTACATCACAGTAGTGACACATTACAAAAAGAAATAACATGTGCAGTGCTTGTTCATTATTTTATACTTCTTTATGTATCTATGGAAGCACAAAAAAAATCTAAGCAAGAAATAGTCTAATTGTATTCCATAGAAAATTAGGAATAACATGGCATGTGGTGAAGGTATGAAAGCACGCAACTGCACAATGAATCTAAGTTGCTCGTATGGTTCATGTTCGGTGTTGCATTCGTGTCGATATAATGAGGGTGAAATTAGTATTGAATTTGATCAACCAATTTTAGGTACTTTGACCGAAATGGACAAATGATTTTCATAATCAAAACataaatgatgatgaaattgaataaaatggAATAACTTGTATAGAGAAATTTATATGTCAGTCTATTACCTTTCATCTCCTTATGGGATTCTTCTCTTGATCAATATTTTCTCCTTGGATACCTTGTCTCATAATTTGACGTATAACTCTTTTTTAGGTATTAGAATTCCTGCAACCATATTCCAATCTGAATTTGTATACCtaaatctcaaaatttcaattatGAAGGGTCCGACTTCTATATCTATATCTGTATGGTACATCTACACTTGAGTTCTAGCAACTTGGCCTTGAATATCCCTACACATCATGTTGAGATTAGATCCAAAACATGATTGAATTTGCTACTTCCTTAATCCATCGGAAACTTGgttaaacaataattaaaatcacATCACCAGTCTACTCTTATTCCGTAAGCATGCATGAATTTGGCcacaaataattttaacctTATCCACCAAATACAAACGACTTTCAATGTTTTGGAAATCTAAATCCTCCTTAGTTTAGTCTAATCTGAATTTCTTCATCTTAATTACATGTCTTGTTCTTATATATCTAcacattaatttatttataaaccAGATAGTATATGAATTTCAGATAAGTTAACACTTAGACATACAATAAAATGACAACCAATTTGAAAATCGcaaattcataatttgaattttattggtTCTGAATTCTCCAACATCAGTAATTTAATCAAATACATATAAGCTGCCAAGTATTAGTAAACACCAAGAGCAGCCTGTAGCTACATACAATAAATCTACAAGCATGACAAGCTCagtttttttaaacatatgatacTAGGGTTGTCATGTTAGGACAATAATATCTCACATGAATTGTCGTGTAGAAAGAGTGTATCTCATGTGAATTGTCATGTTAGGACAAGAGTATCTCACATGAATTGTCGTGTAGGACGAGTGTATCTCACGTGAGTTGTCATGGTAGGACAAGAGTATCTCACAtgaattgtcatgtaggacgagTGCATTTCACGTGAATTGTCATGTTAGGACAAGAGTATTTCACGTGAATTGTTTAGGTCAGGAGTTTGGTTTCAAACCCCGGTTCGAACAGGAGGAGTACGCCATGCTAATGTGCCTTGGATGATCCACATCTCAGGGTCAGGCGCCGAGGCTAGGTTAGCTGAAAGATGGTTATCGGTTCAAGAACGTAAGGTGTCCCTGCTTTTTCAGGGTAAGAAGGGGTAGAGAAAATGCCTCGAGCCAATGTTTGTGATCAATCAAATATTGCAAAGTCCCGGTATTTATTACCGATCAGAATTGGACCATAACGGAATTTCGGTTTTCCTGTACGTTCATCACAAAATATTTCTAGATCCCAATACACCCAATGCCAGATAGCTACCAAAAAGCATAAGCCAGAAAACACAATATGAGCTCGGATTGAATCAGTATTGATATACCGATTCGATCCGAGCTCTCTTATTGAGAATGCTCAGattattacttttttctttgttgGTAGAAACCCACTGAGTGTCCAGTTCATTAGGGAGCGTTTTTTGGAGTGACAATAGGGTTTTCTTTTTATAGACATTATAAAGTAGTACAAATTCTGGGAAGAACCAAAATTCCAGAGTTTTCTGGCTTATGCTTTTTGGCAGCTATGTGGCATTGGGTGTATTGGGATCTAGAAATATTTTGTGATGAACATACAGGAAAACCGAAATTCCGTTATGGTCCAATTCTAATCGGTAATAAATACGGAGACTTTGCAATATTTGATTGATCACAAACATTGGCTCGAGGCATTTTCTCTACCCCTTCTTACCCTGAAAAAGCAGGGACACCTTACGTTCTTGAACCGATAACCATCTTTCGGCTAACCTAGCATCGGCGCCTGACCCTGAGATGTGGATCATCCAAGGCACATTAGCATGGCGTACTCCTCCTGTTCAAACCGGGGTTTGAAACCAAACTCTTGACCTAAACAATTCACGTGAAATACTCTTGTCCTAACATGACAATTCACGTGAAATACTCTTGTCCTAACATGACAATTCACGTGAAATGCActcgtcctacatgacaattcaTGTGAGATACTCTTGTCCTACCATGACAATTCACGTGAGATACACTCGTCCTACACGACAATTCATGTGAGATACTCTTGTCCTAACATGACAATTCACGTGAGATACACTCTTTCTACACGACAATTCACGTGAGATATTATTGTCCTAACATGACAATTCCCAATCTACAAGTGAAGCACAACAATTGAAGCTGGATATCCCAAATGTTATAACAAAATTAGAATCAATACTTACGTAGCAGATGAAACAGCATGGCCTTGAAAGTCTAATCCATGGTCCTGTACAGATTGCACCAAAAACAAtaacatcaaaaaaaatataaatgcaaCAAGAATATGAAATCTGTAAGAGACAACAGTATATATCAGACGGGTAAAGAACCTTTTGAGTTGAATTATCTTCAAGCATCTCCCATTGTTCTTTATGTAGTCTCAATTTTTCTGCTTCACCATCATCATATATGACCTAAGAAGAGAAACACCAGAACAACTTCGGTCATTTAGAATTTTCGGGAGGAACTTTGGCAAAACATTAAAGCCAGTAAAACATGTGCAAATTAGGTAAGATTTCTACTTCACGATCAGTTTATATTCCCCTTCCTTGGTTAGTTATGAATAAGGCCGTAACAAAGAGGTTTCTAAATTGTAAGGTCATCCCTGTATGTAAGAATGGATTTATGTGGCAGGTCATGAATTTGAATAGTAATAGACTTGGTTATTCCCTATTTTATGTGACCCCATTTGACTCAACATGGagatataattaatattaattagcaTATATGTCACCTGAAATTATTTAGATAAGGAAACATATGATACTAGGGTTCCAACAGATCTATAAATATGAATGAGAAGTGTTTAAACATAAACAGTAACtcaaagaaaattatgaatttagCGAGACAATGACAAGGCTTCGTAATAATCTCATCACCTTGTGTTTCCTTTCCACAGGGTCAAAAGAAGAAACTACTCCCTCGTAAAACCTACAAAGAGAAACATTAAGATGAGAAAATGTAGCAGATTCTTCCTCCTTATTCAAGATAAACTAATACTGGAATTGGTAGAAATGAAATTGAAATGTCATCTGACACACCACGAGTCACAATATAGGGTTTCTAAACTACAGCCCAAACTGAGTGTATCCACAGTAACtcatcaatttttacattgttATCCATTTCACTGTGTTATGTTTGCAGAGGAATTGTGAGCCAACAAGTACTTGCaaaaagaacaattcaaaatgAATCAAATATATAGAATAGTAATATCGCCCGCAACATTAGCCTGTTTCAAACATTCATACAAGAGGCAACCAACAGGAGAAATCTACCAAAGGTAAATACTATGATCAATCAAATTGTAGTGGAAGTTGGTTGTTTGATAGGTGGCTGATCCTTTTGGATGGAGAATGAGGCAGAGAGGAGAAAAGGGAAAAGAGAAAAGGACCATGTGATTGATACATTAGTATGAATGGTTTCGAgtaaattgaaaaatgacaaagaTATTTTTTCACATACTTCTGATCTGAACAGAAAGGATACTTGAACTATCCTGTAAGCTACATGCAGAACCAATTGTAATCCATAATTCTTTTGTTAGCCTAGCCAAAAAGATGTAGCACAAGAAAAAAACAGCTTTTTAGACAAACAAAGTGCATTGGAAACACAGGATCCCATTAACAACAAAAGGTTACAGTCTGACTCTGCCTATGACCGCCATAATATGCAGGAATTGTCTGCAAGTTTTAACTCTGCTTAAAGCATCAAGGATCATGAACTAACATATACTTCATTTGTCTTGTTTTATGTGACACACTTCCCTTTTTAGCCTGTCGAAAAAAGAAATGGCACCTTTtataattagaatttttttatgacaagggaaacccgcaatcgctaccctttgggtgcgcacagagtaaaaccccgctcctatgcaatagctcgcaaaccacataggagatgTAACCTGCACTAGGCAAGCGCGGCGcaacgagctcgacccagaaggcaaaccccttgcttttgatggcaaggggtttcgaacttgagacctccaacatggaagtcccaagaccaaaccactgggccaccccgaagggtttttataattagaatttagaaataatttaaatttgaacttCCCATTTTACCCTCTATGACATGATTCTATAGCCACAAAAATATCTATGGTATGTTTTAGACGACAAGTATCAAAAgacattctttctttcttaaacttcgagCCCAATAGAAAACTGAGACATATattgggatagagggagtaacTCAAGATATATTAATTGAACCAAGGAATAATACAAGCTACAAATAAACACATGCTAGAATTCTTGCAATACCATCAAATCCAAAGACTTATAAGTAACTGGAGGAACGAGTTTCTTGCACATAGCCTAGCAGGCAAGCCAATATTTTATAGCATAAACTCGATAACTGAAGGCTACATCAAGTGCTGAaaagtgtgtgtgtgtgcaGGATGGGTGGGTGGGTGAGTGTGATTAGTACAACAAATTTACAATGATATGCAGTCTCACATCAATATTCCAAAGTACTTACTTTTCATCCAATGGCCACCAAACTTTTATTCTAGTGCCAACCAGTTCCTTACCATAATCTTTAATGGTACAAGTCCTTTTAGAATCctgaaacaaaaaattagaacGACGAGTGGTTCAGACATGAAAACACTTAGAACCACTTTCTAATACGAAATCTGTCAGAAACAATAGTATATCAGATGGTAGAGAACCTTTAGGGATGAATTGTCTTCAAGCATCTTCCATTGTTCTTTATGTAGTCTCAATTTCTCTACTTCACCATCATCATACACGACCTAAAAAAGGAAACACCAAACAACACTGGTCATTTGGAACTTTAAGGAGGATCTTTTGCAAAATGTTAAAGACAACAAAATATGGTCCAAGTTAGATAATGGTACTTCACGATCAGTATATTTAAGAATAGGGTCTACAACAAAGATGTCTCTACACTGTAAGGTTGTACCTCTATGTAAAAAGGGATTTACGTGGCAGCTCTTGATTTTGAAGAGTTAAATAGATTTGTCTATTCCCTAGTTTATCCGACCCCAGTTGACTTAACATGGAGTTAGTTTAACTTACAGGTATATTAGCAGTGGTAGGAGAACTTTTTGAAAACAAATGATACAAGGATTTACACTGGTCAAGGATGTTGAATTGTTGTATAAAATAAGAATGAACATACAAGTAACTTGAGGAAAAAATCTAAGTTAGAGAAACAATGACAAgagttcataaaaataaataatctcgTCTTCACCTTGTGTTTGTTTGTCTCAGaatcaaaagaagaaatgactCCTTCGTAAAACCTATAAAGGAAACCTTTAAGATGAGAAATTATAGCTAGGTTCTTCCTTCTTATTCAAGATAAAGTAAAATCAAAATTGGTAGATACAAGGACATGAAGAACAAAGAGATAATCAAAGTTGTGCGAACAATAATGGCATTAAACTCATTAGTATACGATGAAACTCGGGGAAAGAGTGATAGAACATAGAGTAACAAAAACCAGTTCGGATTTATGCCTAATAGATCCACAGCAGAGGCTATATTCCTGCTAACTCATTGATGTGCCGTGAAATTACGGCACATTCTATGTCATTTGCATAGACTTTTCATGTTCTTAATGCTTTTTTAGGATATGATTCTTatgttattttacatttttaagaTATTTTGAGGTGGGACACCAAAAGAGGGCAACAGTGAACAAACACGTCAAAAAATTGAACCCTTCCGTGGACAGCCTCAAAACCTGACTGCGCACCACAGAATGGGTCTGTCAGCCACAAAAAGAGACAGAATATAAAGGACTTTGAAGACCAAAATGCGATGATCTTTTGAGGTCCCATTGCTGTTCTGCGGACCGCATTCCTGTATGCGATCAAGAATAGAATGTCATGA is part of the Solanum stenotomum isolate F172 chromosome 8, ASM1918654v1, whole genome shotgun sequence genome and encodes:
- the LOC125872211 gene encoding uncharacterized protein LOC125872211 — protein: METEYCVSQFHPSIAKTASISLSSFGSGGPFSFDSFSQKWNSKKKKEPFPEEKSSNKNEVMGNEWLETGNCPIAKSYRAVSGVLPIVASTFQLPPGMKLKCPPAVVAVRAALAKTVFVKTIPLFSKMLVIGALGMAANIPLGIWREHTDKFSLSWFTAVHAAVPFIAMLRKSVVMPKTAMALTIAAAVLGQVIGSRAERLRQQHIQCSPTIERVTDIKYQ